Below is a window of Streptomyces qaidamensis DNA.
CGAACAGGCCCGTTCCGAGGTGGCCGACCATCTGACCCTGGTGGTGCTGGGCAGCCTCGCGGCACTCGTCCTGGTGGTGATCGCGGTCGCGGCGCCGGTGGTCCGCTGGGTGCTCCGTCCTGTCCACGACCTGGACCGTGCCACCCATGAGGTCGCCCTCGGGAGCCTGAAGACCCGTGTGTCGGAGCGGGTGGGTGCCCCGGAACTGCGCCGCCTCGCCAACCACTTCAACGTGATGGCGGACAGCATGCACGCCTCCCAGGAGCAGCAGCGGGCGTTCGTGGCACAGGCGTCCCACCAACTGCGCAATCCGCTGACCGCGCTCCGGCTGCGGGTGGAGAACCTGGAGGAGTTCGTGAACGACCCGCGCGGTCTGAACGAACTGCACTTCGCCGTGGAGGAGGCCGACCGGTTCGGCGAGATGCTCGACGCGCTGCTGCGGCTGGCCAGGGCGGAGGCGTCGGAGGCGGAAAGGGGACCGGTCGACGTCACCGCCGTGGTGACGCACCGGGTCGATGCCTGGCGGGCTGCCTTCTCCGGTGCGGGTGTCCCGCTCACCACGCAGATTCCCGACGGGGTGAGCGCGCTGTCCCTGCCCGACTGTCTCGACCACGCACTCGACACCCTGCTCGACAACGCCCTCAAGTTCGGCGAGGGGGCACCGGTCGATGTCTCCGTGCACCGCGCCCCGGCCGGGGCAGCGATGGAAACGGTCGAGGTGACGGTACGGGATGCCGGCCCCGGCCTGACCGCGGAGGAACTGTCCCAGGCGGGCGGGAGGTTCTGGCGCAGCACACGTCACCAGAACGTCCGCGGCACGGGGCTCGGCCTCGCGCTCACCCGCATGGTGGTGGAGGCTGGCGGCGGTGAACTGCTCCTGGCAGCCGCGCGGCCACACGGACTCTCCGCCACCGTACGGCTGCCCGCCGCGCCGGCACTCCCCGGGGATCCCCTGTCCGATCCGCTGTGAGGGGAGCCGGTGACGGTACTTGCGAGCGGTCAGGGATGTGACTCGCGGTACCACCGAGCGGCGCCGGGGTGCAGCTCCAGCGGGTGGGTGGCGATCGCCGTACGCCGGTCGAGGCGGCGGGCCTCAGGGTGCGCCCGGATCAGCCGGGACTGCCCCTCGAACAGCAGCCGGGTCAGCCAGTACGCCTCCGCGTCCGGCATGTCCCGCCGTACCACCAGGAAGTTCGGCACGCTCACCGTGGTCACCGCGCTCTGCGCTCCGTACACGACGGCCGGCACGGTGGTCTCGGTGTACAGCTCGCCGTAGGACCCGGTGAGCTCGTCGACCACGTCGCCGAGGTCGACGAGGCGGATCATGGTGCTGCGGCGCAGTTCGGTGATGGCTCCGGTCGGCAGACCGCCGCTCCAGAAGAAGGCGTCGATACGCCCCTCGGCCAAGGCGGTCGCCGACTCGCGCACATCCAGCCGCAGCGAGGTCAGGTCACCGTCGGGGGAGAGCCCGGAGACCTTCAGGATGCGCTCGGCGATCAGCGCCGTGCCTGAGCCCTCGGACCCCACGGAGACCCGCAGCCCGTGCAGCGCCTTCGCGCTGCGGACCGGGCTGTCCGCGCGGACCACCAACTGCACATAGTTGTCGTAGAGCGAGGCCAGCGCCACCACGGGCAGCTTCTGGGAGAAGG
It encodes the following:
- a CDS encoding HAMP domain-containing sensor histidine kinase, which translates into the protein MRRRLLFIVFVLVAGLIVALSLPLVRATAERTVQSSFIGRVEDGAWFADLAATALESGRTGRLEAAADRYANLYDSRVAVVDADSETVIASRPVDLEEPQARSALLLALADRPPEQPGVWWPWDDRPFVLAEPVRRDGRVLGAVLIVSPTEQARSEVADHLTLVVLGSLAALVLVVIAVAAPVVRWVLRPVHDLDRATHEVALGSLKTRVSERVGAPELRRLANHFNVMADSMHASQEQQRAFVAQASHQLRNPLTALRLRVENLEEFVNDPRGLNELHFAVEEADRFGEMLDALLRLARAEASEAERGPVDVTAVVTHRVDAWRAAFSGAGVPLTTQIPDGVSALSLPDCLDHALDTLLDNALKFGEGAPVDVSVHRAPAGAAMETVEVTVRDAGPGLTAEELSQAGGRFWRSTRHQNVRGTGLGLALTRMVVEAGGGELLLAAARPHGLSATVRLPAAPALPGDPLSDPL
- a CDS encoding TAXI family TRAP transporter solute-binding subunit; translation: MRLARVLAAALTAALLLAGCGGSDAPPRPSGEIKVATGNPGGVYADYGAGYADLIEGRLPDVSARVLHTGGSVDNLRRVAADQAQAGFTLADSAADAVAGSAPFSQKLPVVALASLYDNYVQLVVRADSPVRSAKALHGLRVSVGSEGSGTALIAERILKVSGLSPDGDLTSLRLDVRESATALAEGRIDAFFWSGGLPTGAITELRRSTMIRLVDLGDVVDELTGSYGELYTETTVPAVVYGAQSAVTTVSVPNFLVVRRDMPDAEAYWLTRLLFEGQSRLIRAHPEARRLDRRTAIATHPLELHPGAARWYRESHP